Proteins co-encoded in one Medicago truncatula cultivar Jemalong A17 chromosome 8, MtrunA17r5.0-ANR, whole genome shotgun sequence genomic window:
- the LOC11413694 gene encoding protein PLANT CADMIUM RESISTANCE 2 → MNPQGSKFQQPYNQPPATGFPVNVGHQPNANQEWSTGLFDCFSDCKTCCITYWCPCITFGRIAEIVDKGSTSCAVSGALYTLICCVTGCGCLYSCIYRNKMRQQYMLKDTPCCDCLVHCCCESCALCQEYRELENRGFDMELGWHGNVAQGNQGVAMAPTAPAVEHMTR, encoded by the exons ATGAATCCTCAAGGTTCTAAATTCCAACAACCGTACAACCAGCCACCAGCCACCGGTTTCCCGGTGAATGTCGGCCACCAGCCTAATGCCAACCAGGAATGGTCCACGGGTCTATTTGACTGCTTCTCCGACTGCAAAACtt gttgCATAACGTACTGGTGTCCATGCATCACCTTTGGACGAATTGCCGAGATTGTTGACAAGGGATCAACTT CTTGTGCTGTAAGTGGGGCTCTATATACATTAATTTGTTGTGTGACGGGTTGTGGTTGTTTATACTCATGCATCTACCGTAACAAAATGAGACAACAATACATGCTCAAAGACACTCCTTGTTGTGATTGCTTAGTTCATTGCTGTTGTGAATCATGTGCATTGTGTCAAGAATATCGTGAGCTTGAAAACCGTGGATTTGACATGGAACTTG GGTGGCATGGAAATGTGGCACAAGGGAATCAGGGAGTAGCCATGGCACCAACAGCTCCAGCAGTTGAACACATGACTCGTTGA
- the LOC11407582 gene encoding protein PLANT CADMIUM RESISTANCE 2 — translation MYQPEEGKPAYNQPQGAATGFPVSYNSATSGYSGASTDYAPPPPPPKPLVEWSTGLCDCCSDPGKSCITLCCPCITFGQVAEIIDKGSTSCGASGALYTLICCVIGCGCLYSCFYRSKMRQQYGLKGNDCTDCLIHCCCEACALCQEYRELENRGFNMVIGWHGNVEQRTRGIAMATTTTTAPTVEHGMSR, via the exons ATGTATCAACCAGAGGAAGGAAAGCCAGCATACAATCAACCACAAGGAGCTGCCACAGGTTTTCCGGTTAGCTACAACAGCGCTACATCGGGGTACTCCGGTGCCTCAACGGATTACGcgcctcctcctcctcctcctaaACCTCTAGTTGAATGGTCCACTGGTCTTTGTGATTGTTGCTCTGACCCTGGAAAAA GTTGCATAACGTTATGTTGTCCATGTATCACTTTTGGCCAAGTTGCAGAAATCATTGACAAGGGATCCACTT CATGTGGTGCTAGTGGGGCTCTGTATACATTGATTTGCTGTGTGATTGGATGTGGTTGTTTGTATTCTTGCTTCTACCGGTCAAAGATGAGACAACAATACGGTTTGAAGGGAAATGATTGCACAGATTGCTTGATTCATTGCTGCTGTGAGGCCTGCGCCTTGTGTCAAGAATATCGTGAACTTGAGAACCGTGGATTTAACATGGTCATtg GGTGGCATGGAAATGTTGAGCAACGTACCAGAGGAATAGCAATGGCTACAACTACAACAACAGCTCCAACAGTTGAACATGGCATGAGCCGTTGA